GACCGGGTGGTCGCGATCAGCCGCTTCAACGAGCGCTACCTCCAGGAGGTGCTGGCAGGGTCCGGGGCGAATATTTCCCTGCAGTACAACGCCCTTGAGCTGGAACGCTTCCCCTACCGCGACCCCATCCAGCCCAGCGTCCCGCTGCGCGTGGCGACCGTCGGCCGGCTCGTGCCGAAGAAGGGCTTCCCCCACCTGATCGACGCCGTCGCCAGCCTCGGCGTGCCCGTCGAGCTGGACATCGCCGGCGGCGGTGAGCTGCACGACGACCTCGCCGCCCAGATCGAGCGCCTCGGCCTCAGCGACCGGGTACGCCTGGTCGGGCCGCTGACCCAGAACGAGGTGTCCGACCTGATCCGTAGCGCCCACGTCTTCGTCGCGCCCTGCATCCCCGCCGACGACGGCAACATCGACGGCCTGCCGACCGTGGTGCTGGAGGCCATGGCCATCGGCACCCCGGTGATCGCGACGTCGGTCAGCGGACTGCCGGAGGTCGTGCACGACGGCGTCACCGGCATCCTGACCGAGCCCGGCGACGTCCCCGCCCTCGCCGAGGCCCTCACCCGGCTGGCTGAGGGACAGGTGCCCGTGATCACCCTCGCTCGCAACGCCCGGGCCCTCATCGAGGAACAGTTCAACAGCCGCCGCCAGGCCGCGGCCCTGACGGCCTGGGTGAACGGGACGAAGGAGAGCTGATGCGCATCGCCTACGTGAACGTCGACTCGGGAATCCCTGTCTTCGGCACCAAGGGAGCCTCCGTGCACATCCAGGAGGTGGTGCGCGAACTGCTCCGCCGCGGCCATGAGGTCGTGGTCCACACCACCCGCGCCGGAGACGAGATCCCCTTCGACCTGGCCGGCCTCAAGGTCGTCGAGACCCCCGTCACGACCGATGAGCCCGTCGCCCGGGAACGCGCCCAGCAGAACGCCTCCGCCCAGATCGCAGAACGCATCATCGCCGACGGAACCGACCTGGTCTACGAACGCTACTCGCTGTTCAGCACCGTCCTGGCCGACGTCGTCGCCACGACCGGGGCAGCCGGGGTCCTGGAAGCCAACGCCCCCCTCATCGAGGAGCAGCGCACCCATCGCGTGCTCGTCGACGAGGCGGCCGCCGAGGCTGCCCTGCGCCGGCAGGTGCAGGCCGCGGCCGTCACCATCGCGGTCTCCGACCCGGTCCGCGATTGGGTGCGGGAACGCACCGGGACCGAGCGCGCATACACTGTCCCGAACGGGGTCAGCACCACCCGCATCACCCCCCAGACCGAGGCCGGCGGCGACCCGGTGGTGACCTTCGTCGGCACCCTCAAACCTTGGCATGGCGTCGCCGACCTGCTGTCCGCCGCCGCCCTGGCCCAGCAGCCCTGGCAGCTGCGGATCATCGGCGACGGGCCCGAGCGGGCCGCCCTTGAGGAGCAGGCCGGGGCCCTCGGCATCACGGTGGACTTCCGTGGCGCTGTCGCCCCCGCCGACATGCCGCTGCACCTGGCTGGGTCCGCGATCGGCGTCGCCCCCTACCCGGACCTCGGCGGGGAACAGCAGCAGTACTTCTCGCCCCTGAAGGTCTACGAATACCTAGCGGCGGGGCTGCCGGTGGTGGCCTCCGCCGTCGGGCAGCTGCCGCAGATCCTGAGCGAGATCGGCACGCTCGTGCCGCCCTCCGACCCGGCCGCGCTGGCTGCCGCCATCGACCGCCTTGCCGCCGACCCTGGGCTGCGCGCCGAGCTGGGACGGCGGGGCCGCGAGCAGGCCGAGGAGCGGCACAGCTGGGCGGGAGCC
The sequence above is drawn from the Arachnia rubra genome and encodes:
- a CDS encoding glycosyltransferase is translated as MTRIGYVLKVYPRFSETFIVTEILAREAQGDDLRIYALRPTTDARFHPEIARVRAHVSWVPYVTNASDFWLQLGDALRHDDLRRRFAEIAPVLAELPADEVAQGVCLANSVIEDGIDHLHAHFASLSGRMAWVASQLTGVPYTVTTHAKDIYHESVNRQWLRRVCGDADRVVAISRFNERYLQEVLAGSGANISLQYNALELERFPYRDPIQPSVPLRVATVGRLVPKKGFPHLIDAVASLGVPVELDIAGGGELHDDLAAQIERLGLSDRVRLVGPLTQNEVSDLIRSAHVFVAPCIPADDGNIDGLPTVVLEAMAIGTPVIATSVSGLPEVVHDGVTGILTEPGDVPALAEALTRLAEGQVPVITLARNARALIEEQFNSRRQAAALTAWVNGTKES
- a CDS encoding glycosyltransferase family 4 protein; its protein translation is MRIAYVNVDSGIPVFGTKGASVHIQEVVRELLRRGHEVVVHTTRAGDEIPFDLAGLKVVETPVTTDEPVARERAQQNASAQIAERIIADGTDLVYERYSLFSTVLADVVATTGAAGVLEANAPLIEEQRTHRVLVDEAAAEAALRRQVQAAAVTIAVSDPVRDWVRERTGTERAYTVPNGVSTTRITPQTEAGGDPVVTFVGTLKPWHGVADLLSAAALAQQPWQLRIIGDGPERAALEEQAGALGITVDFRGAVAPADMPLHLAGSAIGVAPYPDLGGEQQQYFSPLKVYEYLAAGLPVVASAVGQLPQILSEIGTLVPPSDPAALAAAIDRLAADPGLRAELGRRGREQAEERHSWAGAVNCILELARRSGG